Proteins found in one Triticum urartu cultivar G1812 chromosome 4, Tu2.1, whole genome shotgun sequence genomic segment:
- the LOC125554503 gene encoding ankyrin-3-like gives MEDMGPLHEAACTGKIETCQYLVEQLGFDINTEANDDSGMTPLACAVLRDKSVTMEYLLDKGANPNKQDNKRFTPLHYATKEGNNRLVRLLLSKGASVDVLSSEGTPLHVAASYGKSGIIQILLQHNADPNTVSADLGTPMAAVLCVASGRITESDALKCMKLLVKAGADLNCANPDTPLVIATSKDLSECVEYLLEVGADANIPSNQGRMIPIEMAANSGRRKLVEILFPFTLPIQSVSNWSVEGIIAHEKLRQSNKV, from the exons ATGGAGGACATGGGGCCACTGCATGAGGCAGCATGCACGGGGAAAATTGAGACATGCCAATACTTGGTGGAGCAGCTTGGGTTTGACATCAATACTGAAGCTAATGATGATTCAG GCATGACACCTTTGGCTTGTGCGGTGTTGCGCGATAAATCAGTTACTATGGAGTATTTGCTTGACAAAGGTGCTAATCCCAATAAGCAAGATAACAAAAGATTTACTCCTCTGCACTACGCTACAAAAGAAG GGAATAACCGACTGGTACGACTCTTGCTGTCAAAAGGAGCTAGTGTTGATGTATTGTCTTCTGAAGGGACACCACTACATGTCGCTGCCTCTTATGGGAAGTCTGGCATCATACAGATTTTATTGCAGCACAATGCAGAT CCAAACACAGTTTCGGCAGATTTAGGCACACCCATGGCTGCAGTTCTTTGTGTTGCTTCTGGAAGAATTACTGAGTCTGATGCTTTAAAGTGCATGAAGCTCCTTGTCAAG GCTGGTGCCGATTTGAATTGTGCAAATCCTGATACTCCATTGGTGATAGCAACTAGCAAAGACTTATCTGAATGTGTTGAGTATTTGCTGGAGGTTGGCGCAGATGCCAATATTCCAAGCAATCAA GGCCGTATGATACCAATAGAAATGGCTGCAAACTCTGGAAGAAGAAAGCTTGTTGAGATTCTGTTTCCTTTCACTTTACCCATTCAATCTGTGTCAAACTGGAGTGTTGAAGGAATCATTGCCCATGAAAAGTTAAGACAATCTAACAAGGTATGA
- the LOC125550244 gene encoding ankyrin repeat and protein kinase domain-containing protein 1-like isoform X2, with amino-acid sequence MGAAQSYPDEPVPDLASMLDDLVRAMDVEDRANLADMDILEGVGLLGLASYTRKMKVCEYLVEELGLDVNAGGSRGGPPPLGCAALCGEFVAARYLLNHGADPNKIDGTGFAPLHCAAKNGHECVLRLLLSRGASVDIDGAHGTPLHTASYYGNAGALKILLDHHADPNRVSEISCAPLLMALSSTKHGVSESDSLNCVKLLVKAGADMNSANPCTPLVVAATYGLADCIKYLLEAGANPNIPDEQCGTTPIEIVADSGRRELVEILFPYTKPIQCVPIWSIDGIITHVKSKHLKDKDKVGQDKKAELKSLGAKAVEEKDYAGASKFYSEAIKVDPEDATLYSNRSFCHLRIGEARNALVDANACIRLQPDWPKGYWRKGAALTALKDHKEACDTYMAAMKLDPTSQEIHEAFWDAVAAMRAELDAGESGSSSESD; translated from the exons ATGGGGGCGGCGCAGTCGTACCCGGACGAGCCCGTCCCCGACCTGGCCTCCATGCTCGACG ATTTGGTTCGTGCAATGGATGTTGAGGATAGAGCAAACCTTGCTGACATGGATATACTAGAGGGCGTTGGACTGCTAGGATTGGCCTCATACACGCGTAAAATGAAGGTCTGCGAATACTTGGTAGAGGAGCTTGGTCTTGACGTCAATGCCGGTGGCTCCCGTGGTG GTCCACCACCTTTGGGTTGTGCAGCGTTGTGTGGAGAATTTGTTGCTGCCAGATATCTTCTCAACCATGGAGCCGATCCAAATAAGATAGATGGGACAGGCTTTGCTCCTCTTCATTGTGCTGCCAAAAATG GGCATGAATGTGTACTGCGTCTATTATTATCCAGAGGAGCCAGTGTGGATATAGATGGCGCTCATGGGACGCCCCTGCACACTGCTTCTTACTATGGGAATGCTGGTGCTTTGAAGATTTTGTTGGACCACCATGCAGAT CCAAACAGGGTGTCAGAAATTTCATGTGCCCCTCTACTTATGGCTCTTAGTTCTACCAAGCATGGAGTGAGTGAATCTGACTCACTGAACTGTGTCAAGCTACTTGTCAAG GCTGGTGCTGACATGAATTCTGCTAATCCGTGCACTCCCTTGGTGGTGGCAGCTACGTATGGCTTGGCTGATTGTATTAAGTACTTGCTAGAGGCTGGTGCAAATCCTAACATTCCAGATGAGCAG TGCGGTACGACACCAATAGAAATCGTTGCAGACTCTGGAAGAAGAGAGCTCGTGGAGATTCTATTTCCGTACACCAAACCCATTCAATGTGTGCCAATCTGGAGTATTGATGGAATCATTACCCACGTAAAATCAAAGCACTTGAAGGACAAG GACAAGGTAGGTCAAGATAAGAAGGCTGAGCTGAAATCACTTGGTGCAAAAGCAGTAGAGGAGAAGGACTACGCCGGTGCATCAAAATTCTACAGTGAG GCAATCAAAGTGGATCCTGAAGATGCAACGCTCTATTCAAACAGGAGCTTTTGCCATCTAAGGATTGGTGAAGCACGTAATGCTctggtggatgccaatgcttgCATAAGGCTGCAGCCTGATTGGCCAAAAGGTTACTGGCGGAAAGGAGCTGCCTTAACGGCACTCAAG GATCACAAGGAAGCATGTGATACGTATATGGCTGCGATGAAGCTGGATCCTACAAGTCAGGAGATTCATGAAGCATTTTG GGATGCTGTTGCGGCAATGAGGGCGGAACTTGACGCTGGAGAAAGCGGCAGCTCATCTGAATCTGATTAG
- the LOC125550244 gene encoding ankyrin repeat and protein kinase domain-containing protein 1-like isoform X1 produces MGAAQSYPDEPVPDLASMLDACPGPTERALLAAVLDGDVPRLKDLVRAMDVEDRANLADMDILEGVGLLGLASYTRKMKVCEYLVEELGLDVNAGGSRGGPPPLGCAALCGEFVAARYLLNHGADPNKIDGTGFAPLHCAAKNGHECVLRLLLSRGASVDIDGAHGTPLHTASYYGNAGALKILLDHHADPNRVSEISCAPLLMALSSTKHGVSESDSLNCVKLLVKAGADMNSANPCTPLVVAATYGLADCIKYLLEAGANPNIPDEQCGTTPIEIVADSGRRELVEILFPYTKPIQCVPIWSIDGIITHVKSKHLKDKDKVGQDKKAELKSLGAKAVEEKDYAGASKFYSEAIKVDPEDATLYSNRSFCHLRIGEARNALVDANACIRLQPDWPKGYWRKGAALTALKDHKEACDTYMAAMKLDPTSQEIHEAFWDAVAAMRAELDAGESGSSSESD; encoded by the exons ATGGGGGCGGCGCAGTCGTACCCGGACGAGCCCGTCCCCGACCTGGCCTCCATGCTCGACG CCTGCCCCGGCCCGACGGAGAGGGCGCTGCTCGCGGCGGTCCTGGATGGCGACGTTCCCCGCCTCAAGG ATTTGGTTCGTGCAATGGATGTTGAGGATAGAGCAAACCTTGCTGACATGGATATACTAGAGGGCGTTGGACTGCTAGGATTGGCCTCATACACGCGTAAAATGAAGGTCTGCGAATACTTGGTAGAGGAGCTTGGTCTTGACGTCAATGCCGGTGGCTCCCGTGGTG GTCCACCACCTTTGGGTTGTGCAGCGTTGTGTGGAGAATTTGTTGCTGCCAGATATCTTCTCAACCATGGAGCCGATCCAAATAAGATAGATGGGACAGGCTTTGCTCCTCTTCATTGTGCTGCCAAAAATG GGCATGAATGTGTACTGCGTCTATTATTATCCAGAGGAGCCAGTGTGGATATAGATGGCGCTCATGGGACGCCCCTGCACACTGCTTCTTACTATGGGAATGCTGGTGCTTTGAAGATTTTGTTGGACCACCATGCAGAT CCAAACAGGGTGTCAGAAATTTCATGTGCCCCTCTACTTATGGCTCTTAGTTCTACCAAGCATGGAGTGAGTGAATCTGACTCACTGAACTGTGTCAAGCTACTTGTCAAG GCTGGTGCTGACATGAATTCTGCTAATCCGTGCACTCCCTTGGTGGTGGCAGCTACGTATGGCTTGGCTGATTGTATTAAGTACTTGCTAGAGGCTGGTGCAAATCCTAACATTCCAGATGAGCAG TGCGGTACGACACCAATAGAAATCGTTGCAGACTCTGGAAGAAGAGAGCTCGTGGAGATTCTATTTCCGTACACCAAACCCATTCAATGTGTGCCAATCTGGAGTATTGATGGAATCATTACCCACGTAAAATCAAAGCACTTGAAGGACAAG GACAAGGTAGGTCAAGATAAGAAGGCTGAGCTGAAATCACTTGGTGCAAAAGCAGTAGAGGAGAAGGACTACGCCGGTGCATCAAAATTCTACAGTGAG GCAATCAAAGTGGATCCTGAAGATGCAACGCTCTATTCAAACAGGAGCTTTTGCCATCTAAGGATTGGTGAAGCACGTAATGCTctggtggatgccaatgcttgCATAAGGCTGCAGCCTGATTGGCCAAAAGGTTACTGGCGGAAAGGAGCTGCCTTAACGGCACTCAAG GATCACAAGGAAGCATGTGATACGTATATGGCTGCGATGAAGCTGGATCCTACAAGTCAGGAGATTCATGAAGCATTTTG GGATGCTGTTGCGGCAATGAGGGCGGAACTTGACGCTGGAGAAAGCGGCAGCTCATCTGAATCTGATTAG
- the LOC125550244 gene encoding ankyrin repeat and protein kinase domain-containing protein 1-like isoform X3, with protein sequence MPVAPVVKLHVETSGAVLSNCPPPLGCAALCGEFVAARYLLNHGADPNKIDGTGFAPLHCAAKNGHECVLRLLLSRGASVDIDGAHGTPLHTASYYGNAGALKILLDHHADPNRVSEISCAPLLMALSSTKHGVSESDSLNCVKLLVKAGADMNSANPCTPLVVAATYGLADCIKYLLEAGANPNIPDEQCGTTPIEIVADSGRRELVEILFPYTKPIQCVPIWSIDGIITHVKSKHLKDKDKVGQDKKAELKSLGAKAVEEKDYAGASKFYSEAIKVDPEDATLYSNRSFCHLRIGEARNALVDANACIRLQPDWPKGYWRKGAALTALKDHKEACDTYMAAMKLDPTSQEIHEAFWDAVAAMRAELDAGESGSSSESD encoded by the exons ATGCCGGTGGCTCCCGTGGTG AAATTGCATGTGGAAACAAGTGGTGCTGTGCTGTCAAATT GTCCACCACCTTTGGGTTGTGCAGCGTTGTGTGGAGAATTTGTTGCTGCCAGATATCTTCTCAACCATGGAGCCGATCCAAATAAGATAGATGGGACAGGCTTTGCTCCTCTTCATTGTGCTGCCAAAAATG GGCATGAATGTGTACTGCGTCTATTATTATCCAGAGGAGCCAGTGTGGATATAGATGGCGCTCATGGGACGCCCCTGCACACTGCTTCTTACTATGGGAATGCTGGTGCTTTGAAGATTTTGTTGGACCACCATGCAGAT CCAAACAGGGTGTCAGAAATTTCATGTGCCCCTCTACTTATGGCTCTTAGTTCTACCAAGCATGGAGTGAGTGAATCTGACTCACTGAACTGTGTCAAGCTACTTGTCAAG GCTGGTGCTGACATGAATTCTGCTAATCCGTGCACTCCCTTGGTGGTGGCAGCTACGTATGGCTTGGCTGATTGTATTAAGTACTTGCTAGAGGCTGGTGCAAATCCTAACATTCCAGATGAGCAG TGCGGTACGACACCAATAGAAATCGTTGCAGACTCTGGAAGAAGAGAGCTCGTGGAGATTCTATTTCCGTACACCAAACCCATTCAATGTGTGCCAATCTGGAGTATTGATGGAATCATTACCCACGTAAAATCAAAGCACTTGAAGGACAAG GACAAGGTAGGTCAAGATAAGAAGGCTGAGCTGAAATCACTTGGTGCAAAAGCAGTAGAGGAGAAGGACTACGCCGGTGCATCAAAATTCTACAGTGAG GCAATCAAAGTGGATCCTGAAGATGCAACGCTCTATTCAAACAGGAGCTTTTGCCATCTAAGGATTGGTGAAGCACGTAATGCTctggtggatgccaatgcttgCATAAGGCTGCAGCCTGATTGGCCAAAAGGTTACTGGCGGAAAGGAGCTGCCTTAACGGCACTCAAG GATCACAAGGAAGCATGTGATACGTATATGGCTGCGATGAAGCTGGATCCTACAAGTCAGGAGATTCATGAAGCATTTTG GGATGCTGTTGCGGCAATGAGGGCGGAACTTGACGCTGGAGAAAGCGGCAGCTCATCTGAATCTGATTAG